The genomic interval TGTAAGATGTACCCAAAAGtcacacttgagtaaaagtaagaaagtCACCCGTACAAATAGTACCTCAATTAAAGTCTTAAAGCATCTGATAtcaaatgtacttaagtatcataAGTAGAGGTAAAAGTTATCTACACATATATCTAATTGTATGCATATACTGTACCAAGGGTATAAAAAGTATAATATTTGTCTGATATGTAGAGCGGTACACATAAAGTAACATagaatggaaatactcaagtacaggTACATCCCAATTTTACTTCAGTAGTGTACTTCgttaaatgtactttgttacttttttaCAATTGGTCAGCATGTTTAACTATATgcataaaatctttttttttttttttaatcttaataAAAAAGTTTTTCTAGTGCTATAGAAGCTCTTTAATTATTATCCATTGCTCATAATGTACATAGAAAAAGCTGCAGTGACAATTTAGTACCACAGGTGGAAGTAATGATGTGGATCTCATCTTTAACTTTAATTGAATATGAAATTTGGCCCACATAATAGCActtatgatgatgatggagcCTAGATAATAATCTTGGCATTAAACTAAATCAATATTCTACCTCAATAACTGTCACATAACCCACATCCCTTTAAGGAGCACTacatagttttggagaagaaattcaaactcagaatgttAATGttgacaatattaatgaggtaattataaatgttatttatgtaaatgttattttcccacaactgaataaaaaaaaagctgttctcagaggaaaacaaggtccccagaggatcgtttgaagctagaaagtaAATTATTTTATCCATTGAGGCTGGtatatttattcagttattgtaTTCCACACAGTGCAGCTTTAACTACACTGGActcatttaaaatataaatacaaactaCACGAATTCCCGACTTTTTCCAACGACACTTGAAGGGCCCATAACACATCTCAACGGAACAATGACACTGATCGTGGTTGTCATCATTACGTTACAGACCGTCGATTCAACCTTCAACTAGATTCTATTCTGTGGCTGAATTCACCGTCGGACCTGAAATCTTCCACCTTCAGTCCGCAGTGTTTATCCCACCACGACATCTGCTAAGTGAAGCAAATGCCTTGAGCAGGATGAACTGAGTAACCCCAGTGAGACTTGGACTTTTGTCGCCCTCTGGTGCATTTCTTCCAACAGGCAAGTTGACTTCATCAGAGGAACCCATGGAGTTAAGAAAATACCAGAGTAGTGtttggatttttatttattagcaTTGTTGTCACAATATAAAGACTCTAATGCCTTGTAGAAAAATCTTTACActtggaggggaaaaaaaagctaaaatggatttctaacacacacatataaaataatgtttttatttgtatgcaTTTCCTACATGTGAGATTTGTAAGAAGACACACTCAAcgtttagaataaaaaaaaaaaatacacacacaaccacacacttTTATGTTGATTCCTTAAAACAAAGCACTCAGTGAAAGATGCTTGCAGGCCTgagaaaaacattgaaaacatgGTGGGTGTTATAGTGAATCCACACTATGAgtgagataaaaaataaatagcatCATCAACGGAAAAAGCTCGAGGCTAAATTCaactaaagaaatgtaaacatgtggCAAGCAATAATCGGAGTGCATCAAGTTCAAAGGAAACAATGGCATCGAACACTAAGCATAACAATTTCACAGAAATATATACCACACGATGAAAATATATTAAAcgcatttaaatataaaatctGCCCACAGACCTTGTGATTAATAGGGTATTTAAACTACTAACGTACCCTAGATATTTTTCCTATACTGGCATGGATTAGGTTTCCCAAAGCCCTAATGTGAAACCAATTGCATCCTGTAACGCCCTGcccaactgttttttttttctctcttttgcctGCTTAACATCCAATGTCGTGCAAATAGCAGACGCCTCATATTCCTCTTGCTCAAGAAAATTGACACCCTACAGGCAGGCTTACAGGGAGGAAATACATCCTTTTCCGACAATGGCTTTGGAAGACCTACTCCAGCTGTAGTCATTCACAAGTTGCTGTTACACTTTGGTTGTCAAACATTTGGCCTCTCAAGTTCCCCtgaaccaaacaaacattttccttctccctaaaaacattatttcagCTCGAAAGCGGCTCACAACGCTTATTTGACAAATCCTTGACAGGTTCCAgcaattttaaataaatcaagtCCCTGGTCAATCTTTACAGTCAGCTTAGGCCTCTGCCacgagggagggggggggataaaagtgtttttttgtagtTAAGATCTTGGATGTTTTTGCTCCTTTACCAGCTCTTTAAAAGTCTTTTCCACTGCTGCTGTTCCATTTGTTACTGTACTGAATGTGAGAGAGTATCAGGCACAGTTATCCTTCCAGTGGTGCCCGTAGGGGAATACAGCCATCCATCTCCAGAGACTCGGGCCAACCTTCATACTTGTTGCTGCTCTTACTGTTCTTCATGCGCTAATGGGAACAAGCACAGGCAAACAGAACTGAAAAAACAGCACTGGGATCAGCTTCTCAGTGCATAGTAGCTGCTTGATGATGAATACAGAGagctgaacaaaaaacaatttaccCTCATGGTCATAGATCATTTGTATGGGTAAAGGCAATAGAAGCTTTCCAAAGTATACTACAAGTTATGAGACTCATAATTTTCTGACTCTCATATGAGCCCATTAATGTGTCAAACCCTAGAAGTTTCCAAACCGCCCTTTTTTAATTGCATTACCATgcaacataatttaaaaaaaagcacaagcttgaaaagaaggaaaatcAGCAACGTCTATAGCCAGGATTGTAAGTTAGTCTTGcacaatatacattttttttgtcatgattatCCTGCAATTCACAATAATAttcagataataaaaaaatctatgaaTACAACTCATAAAATGGCACCAAAAAATACTTGAATCACTTTATATAACGTtttgttaagatgcaaaatcATAAAATTAAGGCTTTTTCAAGTCACTCGTGAGGATACCTATGATTAACCCCTATAAAAGGAAATTCATCATGATCACCTTATCTAGCCTAGCGTTTGCTTCCAGATCCATCATATCTCCTCCCAGATACTATGTATTTCCTTTCTGATCCTATAATACTTTGTAGAAAAGCTTAATAAAActgcattctgtagtttttatAATGTGGGGAAATCCTGTTGTTTGAACATCAACACGCAAACTGTTAACACTAAATATGTATACACTGGTGTGAATCACTTTTCCACGGTCTGAAACTGAAATGTTTGACACATTTGCTAGTGCCAACACACTCTGTAATTGGAGTATGTCTCAGTGAGTAGCCCTGTTGGATTTCAAAAAGGTGGGTAAGCTCAGCAGAGGCAACCCTCCGCAGGCTGGCCTCTACGTAGTCCATTAATTCCCATTATTGGCTGGGCCAAAAGCATGAATACAATTGACAGAAAGTTGTCCATCAGTGTGGATGCTCACATCGTTATTGTTATAGATACTGTTACAGTGATCGTTCTTGGTGTGGACAGCCCTCTTGTGATTTCAGTACATACTGTGGGTGTATCCTCTCCTTTATCTATTGGATATCACGTAACTGCATCTACCATGATATCATTCTAACTGTAAGCAGCAAGTCTTCATAATATTACCTGGAGAATCTTTTTGTGCTGCACTTTATATGATGAAACAGGGAGgatgctttttttaaataacttttttacACTGCATCTGTAAACAGTAAACTGTAGATAAATTCTTAGCCACTGTTCAGCTTTACTAAAAACAGTAACATACCTGCTCAAAGGGACTCTTGTTCTCAATGCCCTTAGCTCCAACAAACACCCAGCTGTCTCGAAAGGCAAGCTCCTTCACTGCCGTGCTCCCAAGTTCCTCAAACAGTCGCCGGGACTCGTCGTTCATTCTGTTACCAGAAGTGAGGATACAGCAGCAGGTTAATGTTATTTACATGGCTTGGCTGGTCTCCTAAACAAGAGGGTTATAGGTTAATGCATGTGCTTAACCTCGGTtagattttattgaaattacATGCAGGCCATTACCATTTCTCAGTGAGCTCTTCCTGGGCTTTAACAACATCTCAACGGCATTTTCTGGTTCAACAAGGAGGTTTAACCACTTTACAACCATGACAAGCCATGATACCATTGATGGTAACAGGGAGGGATTTATAATCATGCCCATGCTCTTAGCAGAAAGGCAGCAAGGCTTCAATAACAAATGAACCAGTGTGCTAGTCTCACAAGAATAGAAGCAAATTACAGCAAGAGTGTCCAAATCCTAACATGCTAGCTCGACAGCAGTGAGTTACGTCAGCACAAAGCACTATAACAATAGCAGGCCTTTAATCAAAGGCTCAGTGGTCAAATCCACCTCTGATAATACTCATAAAAGACTGAACACAGTAATTTGAGTAGCTGTAATGAGTAATTTCCACTCCTTCACATAATAGAGTtgttcatttatgtatttaatagAAAAAACGCTAGATTGATTATTGAAAGTGGTTCAGTCACTGCTCACACATATCTCCCGGCGAGCCAGCGAGAGCAATGAAGCACTCAGTGTAGTCAGGCAGCGTGCGTTAATGTGTTTTGGAGAAGTGGTTTTCCAGGGAGGCCTGGAGGGTCAAGGTCAAGTTTGTTTCTATAGCACATttaaaccaaaaccaaaagttAACCAAAGTGCTTCACAAGCTCAAGAATCTAAAGGCAAACTGTTCCATCATTTAGGAGCAGCCACCAAAAACGCTTGGCCACCTCTGCTTTGGAGTTTGGCTCTGGGAACATTTAGAACCATCTGATAGGACGGCCTCAAAGCTTTAACCGCAGAGTGAGCATGTAGGAGCTCACTTAAAATAGAAGGTGCAAAGCCatttaaaaccttaaaaaacaaacaataacatcttaaaatcaatcctgaagcagacaggaagccagtggagtgaGGCTAAAACTGGAGTGATGTGCTCATGTTTCCTGGTCTTGGTTAAAAGCCGAGCAGCAGCATTTTGCTGTAATCTATGAAGAGCTGACTGATTCAGATCCACATACAGAGAGCTGCATTAATCAAGCTGAGTTGTTACGAATGCATGTATGACTGTTTCAAAATCTTTGTGGGCCAGATACGGCTTAACTTTGGCTAATAGTCTGAGGTGGAAAATAGTAGGTAGATAAATAGTCTCGTAACTGCTGGTGTAACTCCAAGTTgtggcaaaaaatattttttttttatcacatgtGAGAATTTGAAGACGATTCAATAAATCAATATGTTTACTGATTCTTACACATGTGGAGTATATAAAGTTGAAATGTGCTATGAAAGGTGATAGAAAGTGAAATATTAAGCATCAGCTGATGGTTTATAAAAGTGGTTGTCCCAAAATGCAATCCTCTGTAGCAGTGTCCCCTGAttattagaaaagaaaaaaaagaggggtgTTCTTACTTTGTAGCTGGATCATCATATGAGGCCACAAACACAAGTGTTCCTTCATGGATCGGCCGGAGAAACTTCAACAGGTCAGAAACATCTGAGAACAAACATCAAATGAGCTACGCACTGGGGATTATAGCTTAGATATACTAAGCCATATGTACCAGATGGGAAATACATACTCTACATTAGTGTCTGGTTTTTATTACCTCCTGCCCACATGTCAAAGTTCTTTGTGTCCAAGAGCTCTCCTGTCACCCCTGGAGCAAAAAAACACCAGTCAGATGTTGAAAATAACATCAGTTACCAGGAGCTTTAAATATGACTGCAGTACAGACAGGTTAAAAGGTGGAGGATGACGCTCTTACCATTTACCAAAGCTATGTTTAGTCCTCTGCCAACGTTGTTCTTCACACTGCTCACCAACctgtgagacagaaacacaagagGTTGAAGCATTCACTGAAACACTCTAGAAGAACACTTCTTTGCCTTGCGGAAACAAATCAAGCTCTAAACATATATACTCTACCTGGCacttacaaaaacaacaacatatagAACAGGACCAAGActacagacaaaaaacaaagaaatgggGGACAGACAGAATGAAAAGAATACTTGCATTCAGCTCCACAGACAGACTCGGAGGCCTGGTTGTGACagcagaaagggaaaaaagaacAGAGCGTGaaacccaaacaaaaaaaaagaaagaaaagagacagcACAGGAGACAAAGACATAGATGAAAGGAACTGGAAAGCACTGAATCTCACATCTTGTCCTCCAGGCAGATTTTGGGTCCAATGACGTTGGCAGCGCCAGACACCAGACGGAAAGCCAAATGTTTTGGGGGACACGGAGCTGAGAGTCCACATTTATACCTCCGAGGGCGGGATTCAGCTAAAATATGATACATTAGTTAGCGGTAATAAAGATTCAGCATTATCATGATTATATCTGACAGGAACGTAGTCATTATATACAGTTTCCTCTACTTACCAGGTGTTGGCTCCTCACTGGAAcctaaaacaaaatacacagcATTAATCCCATAACTTTAACTCTTTGTTTGATCATTGTATACACTGGTGGTCCATCAATCATGATTAAACCAGAAACTTGTCTTTATCAATTAGTCTGGCATTTTTCTCAAAAATGTCATCACTGTCTCACAAAGCCCTTAGCGATGCCTTATAATTGCTTGTTTTGctaaacaaacagtaaacaaccTAAagataatacattttcaattatataaaaacagagaaacttCCCAATTCCtcgaacacacatacacatatatgtagTTGTCTGTCTCTTAATGAATCAATGACTCCAGAAGTATTTTTCTTACCGCTGAAGAAATGCCGCACGGATGAACCACTTTCCCCTCCAAATAAAGTGTTTGCTAGAAGCCAAGTGAGCCCGACTAACAGCAGCACAGCCACGGCTCTAAGAGGGCCTGCCCAGAGAAACAGGGCATGACAGTTTACTCAAGACACATGATACTACCTGCAAACTAACAAGCTCACACTGGGATGTAAGAAATAtggatttatatatatatatatatataaaaccaaCCTGTTAATCTCATGTTTCACAGTGTCATAAACCTGGAGAGAGACCAATAATAAAGAGCAACATTAGGGGGGTTTGAAGTTTAGTTcagtttttcaaaacatttttaaatgttttaattttgaatTTATAATAACTGACGTTTTAAAAGACAGGACACACAATGGGTACATAAACAGTACAGTGAAGgagatgaataaacaaatacCATATTAAAGAACATTTAATTTCAAGCATTTTCAAAACAAGTTATTATACAATATCATTACTTGTGTACATTTGTATATAGCTTTTAACAGTTGATCATGTAAAGTCACCATTTAGGGAGTGGGcactctttcacacacaaaaaaagaacaacccGTGAACAATAACGTACATTTTACCACTAAAATCCCTACGTTGGCAACACAGTGACTTTGGGCTCATTTCATTCAAAGTTCAGGACGACATCTTAAACAGAAAGCTTTGAGTTTGTTACAGTGGTCGAGTAAGATGGCTCTGCAGACATGACGTCTAATAAGAAGAcgtgaaactaaacagctgcAAAGACAAGATAACAGTGACAACTCCTTTGACGATATATTCTTACACTTGTATGTACTTCAAATGAGAATGTCTTACCGTAGTTTCAGGCGAGTATTGCCTTTTCTTGCCCCTTTGCTATGATGTAATGAACGGTAAAGAAGAGCTGTTGCTCTTGCCACCCGGGACTTCTGACTATTTCTTGCGCTGTTTCCTCATGGAGGCTCTTCTGGTATAAAGCAGCCTTTAATGAGAAGACATACTGCAGCCAAATGCTCAGTCGACCATTTGCAAAACTCTTAATATTCCGCTTTAAACAGGCATGGAAAATGTTCGGCTTATCCCACCTGTCTTCCGGATATATTACCAACCCCCAGTCTGTGCCTACTGAGTCTGCGCGGGGATGATCACATGACTACCTCACGTTAATTTCTATTATggtgaaatatatgaaatacaTCACATCTGTTTTTCCTTAGAATTCCCACGAAACCCATTAATccattaatgaataaataaatatttcaattgaccaaaaaaaaaatgaataataataaatttaaaaaatatggaGCGAGCACAACTGCTCCTCCTCGTGCACGCGACTACTTGCTTCACCATCAAGATGGCTGCCCACAGTGCTGTGCTCTCGATGTCTAAAATCATAAATCCCTTCTGGGGTGGACGCCTTGGGAATACGGTTAAAGTAAGACAACACACTCCGCTTTTGTCACGTCGCTTGTGGTCGTTGTTGTGTGGCTCCGTATTAAAGTACATTATAT from Sparus aurata chromosome 7, fSpaAur1.1, whole genome shotgun sequence carries:
- the fam3a gene encoding protein FAM3A, which codes for MRLTGPLRAVAVLLLVGLTWLLANTLFGGESGSSVRHFFSGSSEEPTPAESRPRRYKCGLSAPCPPKHLAFRLVSGAANVIGPKICLEDKMLVSSVKNNVGRGLNIALVNGVTGELLDTKNFDMWAGDVSDLLKFLRPIHEGTLVFVASYDDPATKMNDESRRLFEELGSTAVKELAFRDSWVFVGAKGIENKSPFEQRMKNSKSSNKYEGWPESLEMDGCIPLRAPLEG